The following coding sequences lie in one bacterium CG_4_10_14_0_2_um_filter_33_32 genomic window:
- the ybeY gene encoding rRNA maturation RNase YbeY — MKKNKIEIVNCKLTMADKKFLKKILENLISLAKIKDKIAISLVLMEDYDIKKINKLFRNKDKITTVLSFPLLTKKPKFILPRNILYLGDIILNIERIRKNSKDRKEFRLFIKENLVHAFLHLLLYSHNKIADQRKMGKKEKELLKELDAI, encoded by the coding sequence ATGAAAAAAAATAAGATTGAAATAGTAAATTGTAAGTTAACAATGGCCGATAAAAAATTCCTAAAGAAAATTCTTGAGAATTTGATTTCGTTAGCTAAAATCAAAGACAAAATTGCAATCTCTTTGGTATTAATGGAAGATTATGATATTAAAAAAATAAATAAGCTTTTTAGAAATAAAGATAAGATTACTACGGTACTTTCTTTTCCTCTTCTGACAAAGAAACCTAAGTTTATTCTACCTAGAAATATATTGTATTTAGGTGATATAATACTGAATATCGAGAGGATCAGAAAAAACAGTAAAGACAGAAAAGAGTTTAGATTATTTATAAAAGAAAATTTAGTACATGCTTTTCTACATTTATTATTATATAGCCATAATAAAATAGCTGATCAAAGAAAAATGGGAAAAAAAGAGAAAGAATTATTAAAGGAGCTAGATGCTATTTAG